The Pedosphaera parvula Ellin514 genomic sequence TTATAGAACGTGCTGATTGTCTGGCCGCGCTTGGTGTAAGGGCTGATTACCAGGCAAACGGAACGGTGGCCATCGACATGATCCCAACCACTCAAGGGATCATCCTCGATGACGAAAATTACTGTGTTGCTTCCAAAACTGCTCTTGGTGACTGCTTCCACTATTCTGCCCAATGCCAGGTCGTTGTCGGCAACCGAAGCGGTTGGGATCGGGTATCCAGGAGTATTGGCCACTGTGTGATCGCCTCCCAACCCCATTATATTGAAGGTAGGCCAGAAACCATTGGACTGCGCCACCTTGAGTTCCCTGATAAACTTATCCGCACGGACCACATCAGGGATAGTGAGGGTGAAGCCGGGATAGTTGGTGGAGCAATAGGGTTTTAAAGAATCAATATTAACGTAGTTGGCAAACTGGAGCTGAGTCCCATTGGTGTAGGCAGCATAAATCTGCAGCCAGGTGTTGCCACCGGGTCCGCTGACGTAAAGCTCGCCATAATTTCGGAATGAAAGTCCATGCGCCAGCACATTGTTCCAAATGAAACCTGAGGAGGAGTAAGTCAGTGCGTCATCTCCGTACGGATAGCCCCGCGTAAACCCTCCAAAAGACCTTTCCAAATGATCTGTAACATAACCCTCAGTTGACCATGAATGTCCGTCTGCCGAGTTAACACCGTTACAATAATAGTTATCCAGCAATACATATTGGGCCGCAAGGGCATGGTGATTGGGACTGACATTCTGTGGATAGAGGCAAAAATCTGGCCAGCCGTTCCCTTGAGACATATCTCCCAAAATCTGGTCATAGGTTTTATTCTCTTTGATGATGTAAAGGACATGTTTGAAAACGGATGGGCTGCCCAGTTTTTCCGGGACGGGAACCGGAGCTTTAGGCGCGGTAGCGGTCGCGTAAGCCTTCAAAATCTGAGGAACACGGCCATTCTCTTGAACCCTGGCTGTATACTTGCTCAAGGATTCCTTATTGGGAACGGGAATAATATTCATGCTGCCAATTTGGGTATTCACAACAGGTGGTACTGAACCAAGCCCCTTCGCGCTGGCGACGAATAAGATGTTACTCGTGGCCAGCACTGACCCAGGATACCAATCAGTTGGGATAAATCCCTGAACCAGGCTGTTTGTGTGCTGCGCGTTTGGTAGTTCAACAACTGCAATGGCGTTGTTGCCGCCACTGGCTACAAAGATATCTTTGCCATCTTTGCTCAAAGCGACGGCATCGCTTGCACTGCCAAATGGAAGCTGGGAATCAGGGCGTACCTGAATAATCTCCTTCACTATTTTGTGAATGGTGTCAATGACTGTAACGGTGTCCGAATTGGCATTGGCCACATACAGAGTGCTCCCGTCCGAGCTTAATTCGATATCCGACGGATGCAGACCGGTGGGAATCTCTGCCACTACAGAATTTGAAATCAAGTTTACTATCGAAACCGTTCCACTTGAGCCGATGCCTCGCTGATCCACCACCACCTGGCTGCCTGCTGATAGTGCCGTAGTGTCGCCGGGCAAGGGCCGCCTCCCACCCCAATCGGAAACATACGCCACCGAATTATCCTGGGAGAGCACGATATCCCAGGGAGCAATGCCCACGTTGATTTGTTTGGTAACAGTGCCACTGGCCAAATCGACCACAGCCACAATATTACTTTTTCCCACACATACATACGCTTTGCTGCCATCGGACGAGAGTGCAACCCCGCATGGGTCTGTATCTGCTCCGATCATGCTTATGGATCTCGACCAGGACAGCATCCCATTCGTGCCGACCCCGGCTTCATGCAGCGAATTAATTGCGTCCGTCACATAGACATGCAAACCATCCTTGCTCACTGCAATGCCATGCATCGAAGCGCCATTATTTTGGGGATAATTCAAGAGTTGCATGATGTTCAACGACGCAACATCCACCACCACCACATTCAGCATGTTTTTTACATAAATCGTTTTTCCATCCGGTGACAGTGCTAAATCCACCGGACGTCCGCTTAATCGGATGCGTTGACCTGCACTTTGGACGATCTGTTTTGTTGGCAACACCTGCGCGTCGCCAGGCAATTGACCCACTCTGATGTCAGGTTGAAACTCACTCACCCGATAGACGGCCGATGATCCATTAAAGGGAATCGTCGCATTGAAATTTGTGAATAATCCGCCGGCGTACTGCCAGAGTGGAATGTTAATGTCGGCTGCTTGTTGAACACGAAAAGGTCCGTTGCGCCCGGTCCAGTTCAGGGTTACCGAAGAACCGTCCCTTCGCACATCCGAAATTTGGATTGCCGCGTTGCCTGGTGGAATGCCCCGGGCTTTCGCACTCCCCAGTA encodes the following:
- a CDS encoding alkaline phosphatase family protein yields the protein MGGLLRIICLVVWIAFSAKAFASANVTGQWDFDHGDLRATVGTDLEYFGDTASQTTFPVVLIAQEGARVMSFGSNSIQQGFLMRHGANPNGGGYFVNQYTLIMDVMFPTSSTGHWRALFQTDPFNHDGNDAEFYVSDNSTKLEPNALGTEKHFNGQLFPDTWYRIAFVVDLTAPDGQQLTKYVNGVRVGTQFISGGIDGRYALGPTALLFTAGISSPGFTQPGYVNSIQFLDGCLDEESIGILGSAKARGIPPGNAAIQISDVRRDGSSVTLNWTGRNGPFRVQQAADINIPLWQYAGGLFTNFNATIPFNGSSAVYRVSEFQPDIRVGQLPGDAQVLPTKQIVQSAGQRIRLSGRPVDLALSPDGKTIYVKNMLNVVVVDVASLNIMQLLNYPQNNGASMHGIAVSKDGLHVYVTDAINSLHEAGVGTNGMLSWSRSISMIGADTDPCGVALSSDGSKAYVCVGKSNIVAVVDLASGTVTKQINVGIAPWDIVLSQDNSVAYVSDWGGRRPLPGDTTALSAGSQVVVDQRGIGSSGTVSIVNLISNSVVAEIPTGLHPSDIELSSDGSTLYVANANSDTVTVIDTIHKIVKEIIQVRPDSQLPFGSASDAVALSKDGKDIFVASGGNNAIAVVELPNAQHTNSLVQGFIPTDWYPGSVLATSNILFVASAKGLGSVPPVVNTQIGSMNIIPVPNKESLSKYTARVQENGRVPQILKAYATATAPKAPVPVPEKLGSPSVFKHVLYIIKENKTYDQILGDMSQGNGWPDFCLYPQNVSPNHHALAAQYVLLDNYYCNGVNSADGHSWSTEGYVTDHLERSFGGFTRGYPYGDDALTYSSSGFIWNNVLAHGLSFRNYGELYVSGPGGNTWLQIYAAYTNGTQLQFANYVNIDSLKPYCSTNYPGFTLTIPDVVRADKFIRELKVAQSNGFWPTFNIMGLGGDHTVANTPGYPIPTASVADNDLALGRIVEAVTKSSFGSNTVIFVIEDDPLSGWDHVDGHRSVCLVISPYTKRGQTISTFYNQTGVLHTMEQIMGIPPMNQMDAMGPLMFDCFTNVPDFTGYTALSNNIPLDTMNPGTTAAKMTAEERYWAKKSMKLDFSKPDAADDNTLNRILWHSVKGNVRYPREFAGAHGKGLKKLGLVITKTSKDDDDD